The following proteins are co-located in the Telopea speciosissima isolate NSW1024214 ecotype Mountain lineage chromosome 9, Tspe_v1, whole genome shotgun sequence genome:
- the LOC122639620 gene encoding phenylcoumaran benzylic ether reductase Pyrc5-like, with amino-acid sequence MASKSKILIIGGTGYIGKYIVKASAKSGHPTFALLRETTAASGTERGNLLESFTKSGVSFLQGDLNDHGSLVKAIKQVDVVICTVGKQLIQEQVKVIAAIKEAGNVKRFFPSEFGNDVDNIHAVEPALSMWNKKVKIRRTVEAERIPHTIVVSNFFAGHFLPSLAQTGATTPPRDKVVILGDGNPRVICNKEEDIGTYTIKTVDDPRTLNKILYIKPPGNSISFNELVSLWEKKIGKTLERVYVSEEQLLKDIQAAPFPVNVTLSLEHSAFVKGDHTNYKIDPSIGLEASELYPDVKYTTIDDYMNQFV; translated from the exons ATGGCTTCAAAAAGCAAGATTCTGATCATTGGAGGGACAGGCTACATCGGCAAGTACATCGTCAAGGCAAGCGCGAAGTCCGGCCACCCAACGTTTGCACTGTTGAGGGAAACAACAGCTGCTTCTGGTACTGAGAGAGGTAATCTCCTTGAGAGCTTCACGAAATCTGGCGTGTCTTTCCTCCAG GGAGATCTCAACGATCATGGAAGTTTGGTGAAGGCAATTAAGCAGGTGGATGTGGTGATCTGTACTGTAGGGAAGCAATTGATACAAGAGCAGGTGAAGGTCATAGCTGCCATTAAAGAAGCCGGGAATGTGAAG AGATTCTTCCCTTCAGAGTTTGGAAATGATGTTGATAATATCCATGCTGTTGAGCCAGCATTGTCCATGTGGAATAAGAAGGTTAAAATCCGCCGAACCGTTGAAGCTGAAAGAATTCCCCACACCATTGTTGTCTCCAACTTCTTCGCCGGCCATTTCCTCCCTAGTTTGGCACAGACTGGAGCCACAACTCCTCCTCGAGACAAAGTAGTCATATTAGGGGATGGAAATCCCAGGG TAATTTGTAACAAGGAGGAAGACATTGGTACTTACACAATTAAAACTGTGGATGACCCAAGAACCTTGAATAAGATCCTCTACATCAAACCACCTGGAAACAGTATCTCATTCAATGAGCTTGTGTCTCTCTGGGAAAAAAAGATTGGTAAAACCCTTGAAAGGGTCTATGTTTCAGAGGAACAACTTTTGAAGGATATCCAAG CTGCTCCATTTCCAGTAAATGTAACTTTGTCACTTGAACACTCAGCATTTGTGAAAGGTGATCATACAAACTACAAGATAGATCCTTCTATTGGACTGGAGGCTTCTGAGCTATATCCTGATGTGAAATACACCACCATAGATGATTACATGAATcagtttgtttaa